The following coding sequences are from one Lolium rigidum isolate FL_2022 chromosome 6, APGP_CSIRO_Lrig_0.1, whole genome shotgun sequence window:
- the LOC124661404 gene encoding carboxyl-terminal-processing peptidase 1, chloroplastic-like → MLPLSYAPPHPHPRLNPCPSHKPKPQSPRALPFPDALRAAAAAAAISLSLLAGNAAGAPSARAAEQPPEEICRGEDGGRGAEVKAEAVTNEQLVEEAWEVVNEGFLPDAGSRPWSPELWMQRKQDILQGSVKSRSRSHEIITKMLASLGDPYTRFLSPSDFSKMSKYDMTGIGLNLREIPDDNGSLRLMVLGLILDGPAHSAGVRQGDELLSVNGIDVRGKSAFDVSSMLQGPKETFVTIKVKHDNCGPVESMKVQRQMAARTPIFYRLEKRDNDNSSVGYIRIKEFNAVAKKDLVSALKRLQNSGASYFVLDLRDNLGGLVQAGIEIAKLFLNKGDTVIYTTGRDRQVQNTIVTDSGPLVTTPVMVLVNNRTASASEIVASALHDNCKAVLVGERTYGKGLIQSVFELHDGSGIVVTVGKYVTPDHKDINGDGIEPDYRRLPDLSEARDYLLRCQSKKLS, encoded by the exons ATGCTACCGCTTTCCTACGCGCCGCCGCACCCGCACCCGCGGCTGAACCCCTGCCCTAGCCACAAGCCCAAGCCGCAGTCCCCCCGCGCGCTCCCTTTCCCCGACGCCctccgcgcggcggcggcggcggccgccatctccctctccctcctcgcCGGCAACGCCGCGGGCGCACCGTcggcgcgggcggcggagcagcccCCGGAGGAGATATGCCGTGGCGAGGACGGCGGGCGGGGCGCAGAGGTGAAGGCCGAGGCGGTGACCAACGAGCAGCTCGTCGAGGAGGCCTGGGAGGTGGTCAACGAGGGCTTCCTCCCCGACGCTGGCAGCCGCCCCTGGTCGCCGGAGCTGTGGATG CAACGCAAGCAGGATATTCTCCAAGGCTCAGTCAAATCCCGCTCTAGAAGCCATGAGATCATCACGAAAATGCTAGCTAGCCTGGGCGATCCATATACAAGATTTCTATCGCCCTCAGAT TTCTCGAAAATGTCGAAATATGACATGACGGGGATTGGGTTGAACTTAAGAGAGATTCCTGATGACAATGGCTCTTTAAGGTTGATGGTATTAGGACTGATACTAGATGGGCCTGCTCACTCTGCTGGTGTTAGACAG GGTGATGAGCTTTTGTCGGTCAATGGTATTGATGTACGAGGTAAATCTGCATTCGACGTGTCATCCATGCTGCAAGGCCCAAAGGAAACATTTGTTACTATTAAG GTTAAGCACGACAACTGTGGTCCTGTTGAGTCAATGAAGGTGCAAAGACAAATGGCTGCTCGCACTCCAATTTTCTATCGTTTGGAGAAAAGAGATAACGATAATTCATCTGTCGGATATATTCGCATTAAAGAGTTCAATGCAGTGGCCAAAAAAGATTTGGTCAGTG CACTGAAACGTCTACAGAATTCAGGCGCCTCCTATTTTGTTTTGGATCTGAGGGACAATCTTGGTGGACTAGTGCAa GCTGGGATAGAGATTGCAAAGCTCTTCTTGAACAAAGGAGACACG GTCATTTATACTACTGGCCGAGATCGTCAAGTACAAAATACAATTGTTACTGACAGTGGACCTTTGGTTACAACTCCTGTGATG GTACTGGTAAATAATAGGACGGCAAGTGCCAGTGAAATA GTTGCTTCAGCTCTTCATGACAATTGCAAAGCTGTTCTTGTCGGTGAAAGGACTTATGGCAAG GGTTTAATCCAGTCGGTGTTTGAGCTTCATGACGGTTCTGGTATCGTCGTCACAGTTGGCAAATATGTGACGCCAGATCACAAAGACATCAATGGAGATGGAATAGAACCagactaccgccgtcttcctg ATCTCAGTGAAGCCAGGGATTACCTTTTGCGTTGCCAAAGCAAGAAATTAAGCTGA